A part of Methanomicrobia archaeon genomic DNA contains:
- a CDS encoding adenylate kinase, producing MNIVLFGPPGSGKGTQAKMLAERYGIPHISTGDILRENLKNQTKLGLEAKSYMDKGELVPDEVLIKIIQDRLSQPDCASGFLLDGYPRTVPQADALSTILDEMGKRLDFVLDVDVPDAELIKRLTGRRMCACGASYHILFNPPKQEGICDRCGKELYQRGDDKEEAIMNRLDVYKNQTQPLIEYYTNEDVMVTVNGAAGIPEVFDEICRLLDGLKPRAG from the coding sequence ATGAATATCGTTTTGTTTGGCCCACCGGGCTCAGGAAAAGGAACGCAGGCGAAAATGCTGGCCGAGAGATACGGGATACCGCATATATCAACCGGAGATATCTTACGCGAAAATCTGAAGAACCAGACGAAACTCGGACTGGAAGCCAAATCCTACATGGACAAAGGGGAATTAGTGCCTGACGAGGTGCTGATAAAAATTATTCAAGATCGATTATCGCAGCCTGATTGTGCGTCCGGTTTTCTCCTGGATGGATATCCACGAACCGTACCACAGGCTGATGCGCTGAGCACGATCTTGGACGAGATGGGTAAGCGGCTGGATTTTGTGCTTGATGTCGATGTACCCGATGCTGAATTGATCAAGAGACTGACGGGCAGAAGGATGTGCGCCTGTGGGGCGAGTTACCATATCCTCTTCAACCCGCCGAAGCAGGAAGGAATCTGCGATCGCTGCGGTAAGGAGCTTTATCAGCGAGGCGATGACAAGGAAGAAGCAATCATGAATCGATTGGACGTTTATAAGAACCAAACACAGCCGTTGATTGAGTATTATACGAACGAAGATGTAATGGTAACGGTAAACGGGGCGGCAGGTATACCAGAGGTCTTTGATGAAATTTGCAGATTGCTGGATGGTTTAAAACCGCGCGCCGGTTAG
- a CDS encoding FprA family A-type flavoprotein, translating to MANAIIVYDTAYGYTEQMAQAIEKGMKESGIDVVVKKALDAKVDELTGYDAVVLGCPTYYNDLISSVKWFLIEMRKADLKGKVGGAFGAYGWSGESIDLMRVPMKQIFGMDTVDPGLKVKMTEIVSGKGKKASVEYGKQIAERIKQKQAK from the coding sequence ATGGCAAATGCGATAATTGTTTATGATACCGCCTATGGGTATACGGAACAGATGGCGCAGGCGATTGAGAAGGGGATGAAGGAGTCTGGCATTGACGTCGTTGTTAAAAAAGCGCTCGATGCGAAGGTCGACGAACTCACGGGTTATGACGCCGTTGTTCTCGGCTGTCCTACGTACTACAATGATCTTATCAGCTCTGTGAAGTGGTTCCTCATCGAGATGCGAAAAGCCGATTTGAAAGGGAAGGTTGGCGGAGCGTTCGGGGCCTATGGCTGGAGTGGCGAATCGATCGATCTTATGCGCGTCCCGATGAAGCAAATTTTCGGGATGGACACGGTCGACCCGGGCTTGAAAGTGAAGATGACTGAGATAGTTAGTGGCAAGGGCAAAAAAGCGAGCGTCGAGTACGGTAAGCAGATCGCGGAGCGGATCAAGCAAAAGCAGGCGAAGTAA
- a CDS encoding rubredoxin, whose translation MKQWRCKVCGYDAAEEGIPFEELPDDWVCPICGAGKDQFEAKESY comes from the coding sequence ATGAAACAGTGGCGCTGCAAGGTCTGCGGCTATGACGCGGCCGAAGAAGGGATACCGTTTGAGGAGTTACCGGACGATTGGGTCTGCCCCATCTGCGGTGCAGGCAAAGATCAGTTCGAGGCGAAGGAGTCGTATTAG
- a CDS encoding FprA family A-type flavoprotein: MKPIEIKPGIYWVGGIDWNLRNFHGYLTQRGTTYNAYLILDEKIVLVDTVKHYLFDEMLARIKAVIDPTQIDYLVSNHVEMDHSGSLPKMIAVAPNAKVITSPNGEKGLRRHYKEEWDPLVVKSSDTLSIGKRTLQFFLTPMVHWPDNMVTYLPEEKLLLSNDAFGQHIATTERFDAEMGCWDVLQEEAAKYYANIVLPYSDQVKRALDALSGLEIEMVAPSHGVIWSAYLPRILAAYQRWANNEAEERALIVYDTMWGSTEKIAYSLLEGLEAEGIPVTLRNLKTTHISDIMTDVLRSKAILLGSPTLNMGVLSTMGGFLTYLKGLRPKKRIGLAFGSYGWGSLAVKELDAVMNALGWQVPFEGIDIQYIPGEAELEKVKEVAKQLGALIKG, encoded by the coding sequence ATGAAACCGATTGAGATAAAACCAGGCATCTACTGGGTCGGCGGTATAGACTGGAATCTGCGTAACTTCCACGGGTACCTCACGCAACGAGGCACCACGTACAACGCGTACCTCATCCTCGACGAAAAGATTGTCCTGGTCGATACGGTGAAGCACTATCTCTTCGATGAGATGCTTGCACGAATCAAGGCGGTAATCGACCCAACGCAAATTGACTATCTGGTATCGAACCATGTGGAGATGGACCATTCCGGCAGTTTGCCGAAGATGATAGCGGTGGCGCCGAATGCAAAGGTGATAACCTCTCCGAATGGCGAGAAAGGATTGCGGCGACATTACAAAGAGGAGTGGGATCCACTCGTCGTGAAATCCAGTGATACGCTCAGCATCGGTAAACGAACCCTGCAGTTCTTCCTCACCCCGATGGTTCACTGGCCCGACAATATGGTCACCTATCTCCCGGAAGAGAAGCTTTTACTCTCTAATGACGCCTTTGGACAGCATATTGCCACGACCGAGCGGTTTGACGCTGAGATGGGCTGCTGGGACGTTCTTCAGGAAGAAGCTGCGAAATATTACGCTAATATTGTGCTGCCCTATAGCGATCAAGTGAAACGGGCATTGGATGCCCTTTCTGGATTGGAGATTGAGATGGTTGCACCAAGCCATGGGGTCATATGGAGCGCGTATTTACCGCGGATTTTAGCAGCCTACCAGAGGTGGGCGAACAACGAAGCGGAAGAGCGGGCATTGATCGTTTATGACACCATGTGGGGCTCAACAGAGAAGATCGCGTATAGCTTACTGGAGGGTCTGGAAGCGGAAGGTATTCCGGTGACCCTGCGAAATTTGAAGACCACTCATATTTCCGATATCATGACCGATGTCCTCCGCTCGAAAGCGATACTGCTCGGCTCTCCCACCCTGAACATGGGTGTGCTTTCGACAATGGGCGGGTTCCTCACCTATCTGAAGGGCTTACGACCTAAAAAGCGAATCGGCCTTGCGTTCGGTTCCTACGGTTGGGGCTCTCTGGCGGTAAAAGAGCTGGACGCGGTGATGAACGCGCTTGGCTGGCAGGTGCCGTTCGAAGGGATTGATATTCAGTACATACCCGGTGAAGCGGAATTGGAGAAGGTAAAAGAGGTCGCTAAACAGTTGGGGGCGTTAATTAAAGGGTAA
- the afpA gene encoding archaeoflavoprotein AfpA, translating to MSANRRIAWGITGSGDKIRESVALMEDLAAKYDLEVDVYLSKEGKIVLKFYKLFDEVKKSFPKVISEVGPNAPFLSGKLQLGTYSLFVIAPATANTVAKIAYGIADSLLTNSAAQAMKVYVPVCIFPVDQKEGELITKLPNGADLKIRIRKEDVENVERLRKMQGITVLSRLEDLEDVVKKIVQ from the coding sequence ATGAGCGCAAATAGGCGGATAGCATGGGGGATTACCGGATCGGGCGATAAGATCCGCGAGTCGGTCGCTCTGATGGAGGACCTCGCCGCGAAGTACGACCTGGAAGTGGACGTGTATCTCTCCAAAGAGGGCAAGATCGTTTTGAAGTTCTACAAGCTCTTTGACGAGGTGAAGAAGAGCTTTCCAAAAGTGATATCGGAAGTAGGGCCAAATGCACCCTTTCTATCCGGAAAACTCCAGTTAGGCACGTACTCGTTATTCGTTATCGCGCCTGCAACGGCAAATACCGTGGCGAAAATCGCTTACGGCATCGCTGATTCGCTCCTTACCAATTCGGCAGCACAGGCCATGAAGGTGTACGTGCCGGTCTGCATCTTCCCCGTGGACCAGAAGGAAGGCGAACTAATAACCAAGCTGCCCAACGGCGCGGACCTGAAGATACGAATACGGAAAGAGGACGTAGAGAATGTGGAGCGGTTACGCAAGATGCAGGGTATAACGGTCTTGAGCCGACTCGAAGATCTTGAAGACGTGGTGAAGAAGATCGTCCAGTAA